The Sander lucioperca isolate FBNREF2018 chromosome 15, SLUC_FBN_1.2, whole genome shotgun sequence genome window below encodes:
- the si:ch211-217g15.3 gene encoding uncharacterized protein si:ch211-217g15.3: MFRFSQIVCFSLIFGITAKPYKPWNKLTDEAFQDTVMSIDDKGKMSWGVEVEPPEDMDQTDYDIDPSMMIWKSMTGQDKQPLKAEEDLDELYHPSMVDLLKVQIQNLDALPAADIQTEPWREDANAKNNQEPVEDKDAIDHRDFSKVASDEPEQDWDEVYHKAREELDGHLAPPVAKYKAGAEVRVAHSELEKDEDELYHHDHQGPPVQMESLSREVMGESEVRVHLQPEEDMDDVYHKDLLKLTPYQDDTKAAAPVYLPSQRKHSEPEEDLDDLYHR, encoded by the exons ATGTTCAG GTTTTCTCAAATAGTCTGTTTTTCTCTGATATTTGGCATCACAGCAAAGCCATATAAACCCTGG AACAAACTCACAGATGAAGCATTCCAGGATACCGTTAT GTCCATAGATGACAAAGGAAAGATGTCCTGGGGAGTGGAAGTGGAGCCTCCAGAGGACATGGATCAAACGGACTATGACATCGACCCTAGCATGATGATTTGGAAGAGTATGACAGGACAGGACAAACAGCCCCTGAAAGCCGAAGAAGACTTGGATGAGCTGTACCATCCTTCAATGGTTGATCTCCTCAAAGTTCAAATCCAAAACCTGGATGCCCTTCCTGCTGCCGACATCCAGACAGAGCCCTGGCGGGAAGATGCCAATGCAAAGAACAATCAGGAACCAGTGGAGGATAAAGATGCCATCGACCACCGTGATTTCAGTAAGGTGGCCTCAGACGAGCCTGAGCAGGACTGGGATGAAGTCTACCACAAAGCGAGGGAGGAGCTGGATGGACATCTGGCTCCACCAGTGGCTAAATACAAAGCTGGTGCAGAGGTCCGCGTTGCACACTCTGAACTAGAAAAGGATGAGGACGAGCTGTATCACCATGACCACCAGGGTCCACCTGTGCAGATGGAGTCGCTGAGCCGTGAGGTCATGGGTGAAAGTGAGGTCAGAGTTCACCTTCAACCAGAGGAGGACATGGACGACGTGTACCACAAAGATCTCCTGAAGCTCACCCCTTACCAAGATGATACTAAAGCTGCCGCTCCTGTTTATTTACCATCTCAGAGAAAGCACAGCGAACCAGAGGAAGATCTGGACGATCTCTACCACCGCTGA
- the echs1 gene encoding enoyl-CoA hydratase, mitochondrial yields MQMIARTRSAVTQIWKTRQKVAVTRVRLLHEKHQQRRRRERKELPATLTTTVAVVVAVMAFLCRSAASLLKSPRAAPAVLSACRLYSSGGQYEYILVEKRGEKSDVGFIQLNRPKALNALCEGLMRELRQALDVFEADGEVGAIVITGSDRAFAAGADIKEMQNKTFQECYRTDFLAHWNRVSQSKKPVIAAVNGFALGGGCELAMMCDIIYAGEKAQFGQPEILLGTIPGAGGTQRLTRAVGKSLAMEMVLTGDRINAQDAKQSGLVSKVYPVDQLVSEAVKCGEKIAANSKLVSAMAKEAVNAAFEMTLAEGNHFEKRLFHATFATGDQKEGMTAFVEKRKASFQDS; encoded by the exons ATGCAGATGATTGCGAGAACGCGCAGCGCGGTCACGCAAATCTGGAAAACTAG ACAAAAGGTGGCGGTAACTCGAGTTCGTTTACTTCATGAAAAACACCAACAAAGAAGAAGACGCGAGCGGAAAGAGCTGCCGGCGACATTGACAACAACAGTTGCTGTCGTCGTCGCTGTCATGGCTTTCCTCTGCAGAAGTGCTGCTTCGCTCCTGAAGTCCCCCAGAGCAGCGCCGGCTGTTCTGTCTGCGTGCCGCCTCTACAGCTCAG GTGGTCAGTATGAGTATATTTTGGTGGAAAAGCGAGGTGAGAAGAGTGATGTGGGTTTCATCCAGTTGAACCGGCCCAAAGCGCTCAACGCTTTGTGTGAAGGGCTGATGAGGGAGTTGAGGCAAGCCCTGGATGTCTTTGAAGCTGACGGCGAAGTCGGAGCTATTGTAATCACCGGCAGCGACAGAGCCTTTGCTG cGGGAGCGGACATTAAAGAGATGCAGAATAAGACTTTCCAGGAGTGTTACAGGACAGACTTCCTGGCTCACTGGAACAGAGTGTCCCAATCAAAGAAGCCTGTAATTGCAGCTGTCAATGGATTTGCT CTGGGTGGGGGCTGTGAGCTGGCGATGATGTGTGACATAATCTACGCCGGAGAGAAGGCGCAGTTCGGCCAACCAGAGATCCTGTTGGGGACCATTCCTG GGGCGGGTGGCACCCAGCGACTGACCCGTGCGGTGGGCAAATCCCTGGCTATGGAGATGGTACTTACAGGAGACAGAATTAATGCGCAAGACGCCAAGCAATCAG GTTTGGTGAGTAAAGTTTATCCGGTGGACCAGTTGGTGTCTGAAGCTGTTAAATGTGGCGAGAAAATTGCTGCCAACTCCAAACTGGTCTCTGCTATGGCTAAAGAGGCTGTTAACGCAG CTTTTGAAATGACTTTGGCTGAGGGTAATCATTTTGAGAAGCGCTTATTCCACGCTACCTTTGCTACA GGTGATCAGAAAGAAGGCATGACAGCTTTTGTGGAGAAGAGGAAGGCCAGTTTCCAGGACAGTTAA
- the fuom gene encoding fucose mutarotase — MVVLRGIPSVLSPEMLYALAKMGHGDELVLADANFPASSICASGPKEIRADGLGIPQLLEAILKLLPLDTYVPSPAAVMDLVDSDKQRCLDVPVWGTYTRLLGQAGSQTPLEKVERFAFYERAKKAYAVVATGETSLYGNLILKKGVIPAELLQ, encoded by the exons ATGGTCGTACTGAGAGGAATCCCCTCTGTTTTATCACCTGAAATGTTGTATGCTCTCGCTAAAATGGGCCACGGGGATGAACTGG TTCTTGCTGATGCAAACTTTCCAGCATCTTCCATTTGTGCTAGTGGTCCAAAAGAAATAAGAGCTGATG GTTTAGGAATCCCACAGCTTTTGGAGGCCATTTTGAAGCTGTTGCCCCTGGATACCTATGTCCCCTCTCCG GCTGCAGTCATGGATCTGGTAGACAGTGACAAACAGAGATGTTTAGATGTCCCTGTGTGGGGCACCTACACACGGCTCTTGGGTCAGGCTGGGTCTCAG ACTCCACTTGAGAAGGTGGAAAGGTTTGCTTTCTACGAACGAGCCAAGAAAGCCTACGCTGTTGTGGCAACAGG GGAAACATCTCTGTATGGTAACCTGATACTGAAGAAGGGGGTCATTCCTGCTGAGCTGCTAcagtga